In Spea bombifrons isolate aSpeBom1 chromosome 12, aSpeBom1.2.pri, whole genome shotgun sequence, the following proteins share a genomic window:
- the LOC128470570 gene encoding izumo sperm-egg fusion protein 1-like, with product MGLNSSFQDRASEIWVGCRLMAQCTCVDQHVSGCLKCHQDAERKLEQFQIILKNKHVADFKKVHAYITKGISDITDHFADLLLDKFGISQLVEQLDNPVQTIGASVAEGTHYMNTIDASLKHLKANFSAIFNQFMSERYCPNLKGDKACGLMIQTLTSCKNCEEVKVPCMGGHSQCNEKMDKCSLCFCTADNNKCKDVQSGKSCKPCRGRESCMTEILKCGDRTTDVIKGQEVIFDCSLNWHVDVGEPIQYVFKKVVNHKSKILSITDQPFLEKKDVDFGDAGEYTCTAQTKTKTPVSTLSYRVNVSKGPGMSPNATETPINLDVEIVEQGIFLIGMIVFGCLIIIFSVGIRLDMDLFGQLSNSNFISLNM from the exons ATGGGACTTAACTCTTCATTCCAGGACCGTGCAAGTGAAATCTGGGTAGGATGCCGACTCATGGCACAGTGCACCTGCGTGGATCAGCAT GTTTCAGGCTGCCTAAAATGTCATCAGGACGCTGAAAGAAAGCTTGAGCAGtttcaaataattttgaaaaacaaGCATGTGGCAGATTTTAAAAAAGTCCATGCTTACATAACCAAGGGAATAAGTGACATAACAGATCACTTTGCAGATCTTCTACTTG ATAAATTTGGTATTTCCCAATTGGTTGAACAACTTGACAATCCTGTGCAGACGATCGGTGCCTCAGTTGCTGAAG GAACTCACTACATGAACACAATCGATGCGAGTTTGAAACACCTTAAAGCAAACTTCAGTGCCATCTTTAACCAGTTTATGTCAGAAA GGTACTGTCCTAATCTGAAAG gGGATAAAGCATGTG GCTTGATGATCCAAACTCTCACAAGCTGTAAGAACTGTGAAGAGGTAAAGGTACCGTGCATGGGAGGTCATAGCCAATGTAATG aaAAGATGGATAAGTGTTCGCTATGCTTTTGTACTGCAGACAACAATAAATGCAAAG ATGTGCAGAGTGGGAAATCCTGCAAACCTTGTAGAGGGCGCGAATCCTGTATGACCGAAATACTGAAATGTGGAG atcGGACTACAGACGTAATCAAAGGTCAAGAAGTAATCTTTGATTGTAGTTTAAATTGGCACGTCGATGTGGGGGAACCAATCCAGTACGTTTTTAAGAAG GTAGtaaatcacaaaagtaaaatactGAGCATCACAGACCAGCCCTTCTTGGAGAAAAAGGATGTTGACTTTGGTGATGCGGGAGAATATACTTGTACTGCCCAAACGAAGACCAAGACACCGGTCAGCACCCTGTCTTATAGAGTGAACG TTTCAAAAGGGCCAGGAATGTCCCCAAACGCGACAGAAACCCCCATTAATTTAGACGTGGAGATTGTTGAACAAGGCATCTTCCTAATCGGAATGATTGTATTCGGttgtttgattataatattttcTGTGGGAATACG GCTGGACATGGatttatttgggcagctaagtAACAGCAACTTTATAAGCCTTAACATGTAA